The stretch of DNA GCGACCCTGATGGGTTGTCGTCACCACCAAGGGCGGATCAACAATTTCGAAAAGCCGGGCCACGCGATCCGGAACACCCGCCTTTTCGCCCTTGACCACGTAGACCGCGCTTTCGAATTCCGGCCCGGGCCCGGGCCAGAGATCGTATTGGTTCATTTTTCGCCCACCGGCCACGCAATAGGCCCGGATTTGCCCTGGCACGTAGAACGACAGCTGGGCGGTCAGGCCGTATTCATCACTGCAAAGAAAAACCGTTTCCGGCCCGCCCAGGTCAAGGCGCAACTGATCGACCCGCGTGCCCAGATCCTGCCAGCCCAGCAGGCGATGAACCGGATTTTTGGGGCTGTCGATCGGGATAAATCCCTGGAGATGGAGGAGGGCGAAAACCAGAACTCCCAGGGCCGGCCAGACAAACCGACGTCTGGGGCGCGGCTCGCGGTGCATGAAGCGTTCAAAGGCCATCGCGGCCAAAATGAATCCGGCCGGATAGGCCGTGGCCGCCCAATTGAGCTCGACCTTGGTGTGCAGGCTCCAGAGCAGGAAAAAAATCCAGACCGGCCAGAAAAATACAACCAGAAGGATGACGTGGTGGCGGGGCAGGTCGAAAGGACTTGGCTGCTCCTGCCGGGACAGAAGCCAGCGCGTGCATGCCCAGGCTCCGATCAGCAGGAA from Deltaproteobacteria bacterium encodes:
- a CDS encoding dolichyl-phosphate-mannose--protein mannosyltransferase, which translates into the protein TDNPLLLCWVVGMICLSLAVERDRLAYFIILGASVALGVMAKYTMLVFIPLALVASLWIGRTHALGERFWPRLGKALGAGGVAGFLPILLWNAGNGWVGFKHVLYRGAMAGEKAGTLFRLEKFPEYLGGQVGVLTPWWFVFLLIGAWACTRWLLSRQEQPSPFDLPRHHVILLVVFFWPVWIFFLLWSLHTKVELNWAATAYPAGFILAAMAFERFMHREPRPRRRFVWPALGVLVFALLHLQGFIPIDSPKNPVHRLLGWQDLGTRVDQLRLDLGGPETVFLCSDEYGLTAQLSFYVPGQIRAYCVAGGRKMNQYDLWPGPGPEFESAVYVVKGEKAGVPDRVARLFEIVDPPLVVTTTHQGRAGQTFTLFACRGFQGGWPPQEGSIF